One segment of Leptospira kirschneri serovar Cynopteri str. 3522 CT DNA contains the following:
- a CDS encoding quinone-dependent dihydroorotate dehydrogenase translates to MFFPHLRQSVYSIFLKPFFLSLDPETAHELAKNFLGIGQKFPGFLTLMESMTSYQSDRLKTKIAGIEFENPLGMGAGFDKTGELYPFLSRMGFGHIEVGTITGQKQSGNPKPRVFRYPQDQALVNRMGFNNPGADSAEKIISSQKKTKIRGINAGKTKIVPEEKAVEDYVYTLKKLSPYADYAVINISSPNTPGLRNFQKQENFVSLIQGIRKGLGKNFKTPLFVKFAPDMQIKELEALLETSLSLKIDGVILTNTTIDKSYLKEYPNVEKEGGLSGTPLKNRSTEFVRVAYRILKRRIPIIGVGGIDSEKTALEKILAGADLIQIYTGYIYQGPFLPMRILEFLDRFLEKQDLKTVADLVGKEKEIRLDPK, encoded by the coding sequence ATGTTTTTCCCTCATTTGAGACAAAGTGTATATTCAATTTTTCTAAAGCCATTTTTTCTTTCCTTAGATCCCGAAACGGCACATGAACTTGCAAAAAATTTTCTCGGAATCGGTCAAAAATTTCCTGGGTTTTTAACATTAATGGAATCGATGACGTCTTATCAAAGCGATCGTTTAAAAACAAAAATTGCCGGAATCGAGTTTGAAAATCCCTTGGGAATGGGAGCGGGTTTCGATAAAACGGGAGAACTTTACCCTTTTCTTTCGAGAATGGGTTTCGGTCATATCGAGGTAGGAACCATCACAGGACAAAAACAATCCGGAAATCCAAAACCTAGAGTATTTCGTTATCCACAAGATCAAGCCTTGGTCAATCGAATGGGGTTTAACAATCCAGGAGCAGACTCCGCAGAGAAAATCATTTCCTCCCAAAAAAAAACAAAAATCCGAGGTATCAACGCAGGAAAAACGAAAATCGTTCCCGAAGAAAAAGCGGTGGAGGATTACGTTTACACTCTCAAAAAACTTTCACCTTACGCAGATTATGCGGTTATAAACATCAGTTCTCCCAATACTCCAGGATTGAGGAATTTTCAAAAACAGGAAAACTTTGTATCTTTGATTCAAGGAATCAGAAAAGGTTTGGGCAAAAATTTTAAAACTCCTTTATTCGTAAAATTTGCCCCCGATATGCAAATAAAAGAACTCGAAGCCTTACTGGAAACTTCTTTGAGTCTAAAAATCGACGGAGTCATTTTAACCAATACGACTATTGATAAATCCTATTTAAAAGAATATCCTAACGTAGAAAAAGAAGGAGGACTTTCCGGAACTCCTTTAAAAAACCGTTCCACAGAATTCGTTCGGGTTGCCTATCGAATTTTAAAGCGAAGGATTCCCATCATAGGAGTGGGCGGAATCGATTCTGAAAAAACCGCTTTGGAAAAAATTCTTGCAGGAGCTGATTTAATCCAAATTTATACCGGTTATATCTATCAGGGCCCTTTTTTACCTATGAGAATTTTAGAGTTTTTGGATCGGTTCTTAGAAAAACAAGATCTAAAAACCGTAGCGGATTTAGTAGGAAAAGAAAAAGAAATTAGATTGGATCCAAAGTAG
- a CDS encoding M43 family metalopeptidase leptolysin encodes MLKKSSALILIFCFFIWGCLFNKGKDDNSKNLELLLGLYLLNEVNYYCAPEENVRTSGSTPNFSISTSNLSQVLLTENGAYADGGTAYLVGTVEFPGIGRNNPLGIVYAEQNHQFASNSNRFMYPLWINKSGDLIQDNQKSESPGYRSVTTAFPIGATPGYYAPSANYNNFNSNLLGTTFAVPANLSTPVITKKVTNNTPQTCEEYKFRAEQNGLLGSSSSGLNKVWQSRKKLNINLIFIPGAVATPTVAGMATMIQTLKDIYAQNTVKIDVTVTASVAAAGAPYLTIQNITDDYGDVANSLGNLYKTNPNSAQDSNSLNIYITRDYTISSDAPVGILGISSGIPGIPVTGTPRSGMIVFIENHRTASGCGAQGQDLICASDQIFLAKTIAHEGGHYLGLYHLVEKDVIKGRYSLDPLPETPECKDQNGNNIVGLTECLGEGFYNSGGLNLMFWAGNPKIDQTQLTGEQGWVLRSHPLVY; translated from the coding sequence ATGTTAAAAAAATCTTCGGCTTTGATTTTAATTTTTTGTTTTTTTATATGGGGTTGTCTTTTTAATAAAGGAAAAGATGACAATTCTAAAAACTTAGAACTTCTTTTAGGATTGTATTTGCTCAATGAAGTAAATTATTACTGTGCTCCCGAAGAAAACGTCCGAACGAGTGGAAGCACGCCAAATTTTAGCATATCTACTTCCAATCTCAGTCAAGTTCTTTTGACAGAAAACGGAGCATACGCGGATGGTGGAACTGCGTATCTAGTAGGAACGGTGGAATTTCCCGGAATTGGTAGAAACAATCCATTAGGAATTGTTTATGCCGAACAAAATCATCAATTTGCATCCAACTCAAATCGTTTTATGTATCCTTTATGGATAAATAAATCTGGAGATTTAATTCAAGACAATCAAAAGAGCGAATCACCCGGATACAGATCTGTCACGACTGCTTTTCCTATAGGCGCAACACCTGGATACTATGCACCTAGCGCCAATTATAATAACTTTAACAGTAATTTATTGGGAACAACCTTTGCTGTTCCGGCTAATTTAAGTACACCAGTTATAACTAAAAAAGTTACGAACAACACACCTCAAACTTGCGAAGAATATAAATTTCGCGCCGAACAAAACGGCCTATTGGGAAGTTCCTCTTCTGGTTTGAACAAAGTTTGGCAATCCAGAAAAAAACTGAATATCAACTTAATCTTTATTCCAGGGGCGGTGGCCACTCCTACGGTTGCAGGTATGGCCACGATGATTCAAACATTAAAAGATATTTATGCTCAAAATACAGTAAAAATCGACGTGACCGTGACGGCTTCCGTTGCGGCGGCAGGTGCTCCTTATTTAACAATTCAAAATATTACAGACGACTATGGAGACGTTGCCAATTCATTAGGAAATCTTTATAAAACAAATCCAAATAGCGCACAAGATTCAAATTCTTTGAATATATACATCACGAGAGATTATACGATTTCGAGTGACGCACCGGTTGGAATTTTAGGAATTTCCTCCGGTATCCCCGGAATTCCGGTTACAGGTACACCTAGATCCGGTATGATCGTATTCATAGAAAATCATAGAACAGCTTCCGGATGTGGGGCGCAAGGACAAGATTTGATCTGCGCATCGGATCAGATTTTTCTCGCAAAAACAATCGCTCATGAAGGTGGTCACTATTTAGGTCTTTACCATCTAGTAGAAAAAGACGTAATTAAAGGACGTTATTCCTTGGACCCTCTACCGGAAACTCCGGAATGTAAGGATCAAAACGGAAACAATATTGTAGGTTTAACGGAATGTTTAGGAGAAGGATTTTACAACAGCGGAGGATTGAATCTAATGTTTTGGGCGGGAAATCCTAAAATCGATCAAACTCAATTGACGGGAGAACAGGGTTGGGTGCTTCGTTCGCATCCTCTTGTATATTAA
- the hpt gene encoding hypoxanthine phosphoribosyltransferase, producing the protein MNKIGSDILHPRFSREDISQKVKSLALEISEDYKKLNPIFICVLKGGAYFFTDLTREIPFSIEIDFIQARSYSGTVSTGKIELLKDIDIDLSDRHVIIVEDILDTGLTLQYLVRHIFTRNPASLEIVALLLKERKDILEFPVKYIGWRIPDEFVVGYGLDFNGRYRNLPDIHILEPGESQLTV; encoded by the coding sequence ATGAACAAAATTGGCTCGGATATTTTACATCCTCGTTTTAGTAGAGAAGATATTTCTCAAAAAGTAAAATCTCTCGCCTTAGAAATATCAGAAGATTATAAAAAACTAAATCCTATTTTTATTTGCGTATTAAAAGGAGGTGCCTATTTTTTTACGGATTTAACCAGAGAGATTCCTTTTTCGATAGAAATTGATTTCATTCAAGCAAGATCTTACTCCGGAACCGTGTCTACTGGAAAAATCGAACTGTTAAAAGATATAGACATCGATCTTTCGGATCGTCATGTAATTATAGTAGAAGACATTTTAGATACTGGACTCACTCTTCAATATCTAGTAAGACACATTTTTACTCGTAATCCCGCAAGTTTGGAAATCGTAGCTCTCCTTTTAAAAGAAAGAAAAGACATCTTAGAATTTCCTGTAAAATATATAGGTTGGAGAATTCCAGACGAATTTGTGGTGGGTTACGGCTTGGATTTTAATGGAAGATATAGAAATTTACCGGATATACACATTCTAGAACCTGGTGAATCTCAGCTTACAGTTTAA
- a CDS encoding cation:proton antiporter, whose amino-acid sequence MEHHSLSLLNDIALSIIFATFFSHIARITKQPLILGYVAGGLLLGPNLGLSLVINEESIELISEIGLILLLFIIGLEIDLKELARMGKSMFVLGIVQFEFCVLFGLFFFQWILAGSTGRFDLLYFAVALAISSTMIVVKLLHDKFEVSTIAGRLTIGVLVLQDIWAIIFMGVQPNLQNPQILKIAGSLGIGLVLICVSFLISRFFLSKLFHAAASKPELILITSIAWCFLLCGFAEKAGLSKEMGALIAGVSIAAFPYGADVIAKLSGIRDFFITLFFVALGMKIPIPSIQILSVSLIAVVFVIFSRVITVATPVYLSGKGLRAGIVAGLNLAQISEFSLVILSLGMGYGHISKELESTVLTSMILASVVSTYIILFNDPISRFILKILNMVGLKEKEDEEDQTESHITGQSKRDIVILGYFRIAQGLLEGIEREKPEWLNRILIVDFNPVFRQSLEAKGIRWAYGDLANPETLHHLGIEEAKYVICTISDMILKGTTSRRLLESLKVICHRTQPSIILTTDDVQEAEILVKSGAAHVIVPGRISGMSLFKEMKTIVDHSKGAMENIKKKKPIRKRVSPNSKVKAK is encoded by the coding sequence ATGGAGCATCATTCACTCTCCCTTCTAAATGATATTGCGTTAAGTATCATCTTTGCTACGTTCTTTTCGCATATCGCCAGAATTACAAAACAACCATTAATTCTGGGTTATGTGGCGGGCGGACTTTTACTCGGACCAAATTTAGGTTTGAGTCTTGTAATCAACGAAGAAAGTATCGAACTGATTTCTGAAATCGGATTGATTCTTCTTCTATTCATCATTGGTCTTGAAATCGATTTAAAAGAACTGGCGCGTATGGGAAAGTCCATGTTCGTTTTAGGAATTGTTCAGTTCGAATTTTGTGTATTATTTGGACTTTTCTTTTTTCAATGGATTCTTGCCGGTTCGACAGGTAGGTTTGATCTTTTATACTTCGCCGTTGCACTCGCTATTAGCTCCACCATGATCGTAGTCAAACTTCTGCACGATAAATTCGAAGTGAGTACAATCGCTGGTCGTCTTACAATTGGGGTTTTAGTTCTTCAAGATATATGGGCGATCATTTTTATGGGAGTCCAACCCAATTTACAAAATCCCCAGATTTTAAAAATTGCAGGTTCATTAGGAATCGGTTTAGTTTTGATATGTGTTTCTTTTTTGATTAGTAGATTCTTTTTATCTAAATTGTTTCACGCCGCTGCTTCTAAACCTGAATTGATTTTAATCACTTCCATCGCTTGGTGTTTTTTACTTTGTGGTTTTGCAGAAAAAGCGGGGCTTTCCAAAGAAATGGGGGCTTTGATCGCCGGAGTCAGCATCGCAGCTTTTCCGTATGGTGCGGATGTCATTGCAAAACTTTCAGGAATTAGGGATTTTTTCATTACTCTTTTTTTTGTCGCTCTCGGAATGAAAATTCCGATTCCTTCCATTCAAATCCTCAGTGTTTCTTTGATCGCTGTTGTATTCGTCATCTTTAGCAGAGTGATCACGGTTGCGACACCGGTTTATCTTTCCGGAAAAGGTTTAAGGGCCGGAATCGTCGCTGGCTTAAACTTAGCTCAGATCAGCGAATTTTCTCTAGTGATTTTATCTTTGGGAATGGGTTACGGCCATATTAGTAAAGAGTTAGAATCCACCGTTTTGACTTCTATGATTCTTGCATCCGTAGTTTCGACTTATATCATTTTATTTAACGATCCGATTTCAAGATTCATTTTAAAAATATTGAATATGGTCGGTCTAAAAGAAAAAGAAGATGAAGAAGACCAGACCGAATCTCATATTACGGGTCAATCTAAAAGAGACATCGTAATTTTAGGTTATTTTAGAATTGCGCAAGGTCTTTTAGAGGGAATCGAGCGTGAAAAACCGGAATGGCTCAATCGAATTTTAATCGTGGATTTTAATCCGGTTTTCCGCCAATCTTTAGAAGCGAAAGGGATTCGTTGGGCTTATGGTGATTTGGCGAATCCGGAAACCTTACATCATCTCGGAATCGAAGAAGCAAAATATGTGATCTGTACAATTTCTGATATGATTCTTAAAGGAACCACCAGCCGTAGATTATTAGAATCTCTTAAAGTTATTTGTCATCGAACCCAACCTTCCATCATTCTCACCACGGATGACGTTCAAGAAGCTGAAATTCTTGTAAAAAGCGGGGCTGCGCACGTAATCGTTCCAGGTAGAATCAGCGGTATGTCACTTTTTAAAGAAATGAAAACGATCGTGGATCATTCTAAAGGAGCGATGGAAAATATTAAGAAGAAAAAACCAATTAGAAAAAGAGTCTCTCCTAATTCTAAAGTTAAGGCTAAATAA
- a CDS encoding DUF1289 domain-containing protein yields the protein MVRSPCNKICSMDFESGFCKGCFRTLEEICNWSSYSETERENLFLKLKIRKKENVSKFNYE from the coding sequence TTGGTCCGTTCTCCTTGTAATAAGATTTGTTCTATGGATTTTGAATCTGGCTTTTGTAAAGGATGTTTTAGAACTTTAGAAGAAATCTGCAACTGGTCCAGTTATTCCGAGACGGAAAGAGAAAATTTATTTTTGAAATTAAAAATCCGTAAAAAGGAAAACGTCTCTAAGTTCAATTATGAATAG
- a CDS encoding 1-acyl-sn-glycerol-3-phosphate acyltransferase, giving the protein MEELKSSVVVPENIAVLGGGPMGIYLSTYLSPKAKEIYLWYDDRKKAAKIEKERIASVLEDSISVPENVRIQSEFDFLKNGSWVLIIAVPSRLMEGILDELSKVLDKNSSHFIFTFTKGLLSASTRKKTNCITYSEYLQKLCVAGKFKNIEYTAVNGPNLLGELKRGHHSFYCLASSGTQSIEIFETLFCGSRNHTKTYKDLIGLEVSGAMKNPIAIACGIASGIPECGSNFEGELISLGYSEIITLLKALEISTQPVQEYGLADLIASCTSRYSRNKAYGHRFVHKLISGEDRPNLIERIELFFNPAEFIQKEVSQSESHVEGAFALASIISLAEEKKVEIPLYDTLFQILTRRVSPTELIRFVSKSTSDEVRHISKIATKRSGLGMASGKKFQEALSKNVLRRINGQPGMTDRVLKQSSLLIKSLEKRYQEAKESNDVTDLLQIPKEIQLWDEVEKKFQETGNKDLTKILDFYVTEIADDYKPFLRDALIHLIAPTRYVLSGFKSGAGLPKIGGCVKEVKALASRYDILYTPTHRSHLDSIEVAFGLKWLGLPVPRYAADKKVMATPGLASVLKSLGAYMVDRKRNRNILYLECLTQYSTMMLEAGIPTLVYPEGTRSRTGGILPIKTGILSTSVEAYKHTGSEVIVVPIVLSYENVPEDEEFCGKDKKPGFKDFFYKRKEVYMDLCEPIPVSRYIHEEDPTGSIGFEITQGWKKYRRILPNQLVARMIVESGGEVNTNELKNLIKETLLTKKGNYLIQDSNEILKRGLKILKQKKIISLENENVKISDKDLIQYYANMCSDESSYS; this is encoded by the coding sequence ATGGAAGAATTAAAGTCATCCGTAGTTGTCCCTGAAAATATCGCCGTTCTGGGAGGCGGTCCGATGGGGATTTATCTTTCTACGTATCTTTCTCCCAAGGCAAAAGAAATTTATCTTTGGTATGACGATCGTAAAAAAGCCGCAAAAATAGAAAAAGAAAGAATCGCTTCCGTACTTGAAGATTCAATTTCAGTTCCCGAAAACGTTCGTATTCAAAGTGAATTCGATTTTTTAAAGAACGGTTCTTGGGTACTAATCATAGCGGTGCCTTCCAGGCTGATGGAAGGAATCTTGGACGAATTATCCAAAGTTTTAGATAAGAATTCTTCACATTTTATCTTTACGTTTACAAAAGGACTTTTATCCGCATCTACAAGAAAAAAAACGAACTGCATTACATATTCTGAATATTTACAAAAGTTATGCGTTGCTGGAAAGTTTAAAAATATAGAATATACCGCAGTTAATGGACCAAACTTATTGGGAGAACTCAAACGAGGACATCATAGTTTTTATTGTTTGGCTTCTTCCGGAACTCAATCCATAGAAATTTTTGAAACTTTATTTTGTGGTTCTCGGAATCATACAAAAACATACAAAGATCTAATTGGTTTGGAAGTGTCCGGAGCGATGAAAAATCCGATTGCGATCGCTTGTGGAATCGCCTCTGGAATTCCTGAATGTGGAAGTAACTTCGAAGGAGAATTGATCAGTTTGGGTTATTCCGAAATTATCACTCTTTTGAAAGCGCTCGAAATTTCAACTCAACCGGTTCAAGAATACGGACTTGCGGATCTGATCGCTTCGTGTACTTCTCGTTATAGTCGAAATAAAGCATACGGCCATCGATTCGTACATAAATTGATTTCGGGAGAAGACCGTCCCAATTTGATAGAAAGGATCGAATTATTTTTTAATCCCGCTGAATTTATTCAAAAAGAAGTAAGCCAGAGCGAAAGTCACGTAGAAGGAGCCTTTGCACTTGCTTCAATCATTTCTTTAGCAGAAGAAAAGAAAGTGGAAATCCCACTCTATGATACACTTTTTCAAATACTCACTCGAAGAGTTTCTCCAACCGAACTCATTCGTTTTGTATCTAAGTCCACATCGGACGAAGTTCGTCATATTTCTAAAATCGCCACAAAACGTTCCGGTTTGGGGATGGCTTCGGGAAAAAAATTTCAAGAAGCTTTGAGTAAAAATGTACTGAGACGTATCAACGGACAACCTGGAATGACGGATCGTGTTCTCAAACAATCTTCTCTTCTCATAAAATCTTTAGAAAAAAGATACCAAGAAGCAAAAGAATCCAACGACGTCACCGACTTATTACAAATTCCTAAAGAAATACAACTTTGGGACGAAGTGGAAAAAAAATTTCAGGAAACCGGGAACAAAGATCTAACGAAAATATTAGATTTTTATGTTACTGAAATCGCGGACGATTATAAACCTTTTTTAAGGGATGCGTTAATTCATCTGATCGCCCCAACTCGTTACGTTTTAAGCGGTTTTAAATCCGGAGCGGGATTACCCAAAATAGGAGGTTGTGTCAAAGAAGTAAAGGCACTCGCTTCTAGATATGATATACTCTATACTCCTACACATAGATCTCATTTAGATTCTATCGAAGTAGCTTTTGGATTAAAATGGTTGGGATTGCCAGTTCCTAGATACGCCGCGGATAAAAAAGTGATGGCCACTCCAGGACTTGCTAGCGTGTTAAAATCCTTAGGCGCATACATGGTAGATAGAAAACGAAATCGGAATATTTTATATTTAGAATGTTTGACTCAATATTCAACAATGATGTTAGAGGCAGGAATTCCCACATTGGTATATCCGGAAGGAACTCGTTCTAGAACCGGAGGAATTTTACCGATAAAAACCGGGATCTTATCCACGTCCGTAGAAGCATACAAACACACCGGTTCCGAAGTGATCGTGGTTCCGATCGTGTTGTCTTATGAAAACGTTCCCGAAGACGAAGAATTTTGCGGCAAAGATAAAAAACCTGGTTTTAAGGATTTTTTCTATAAAAGAAAAGAAGTGTATATGGATCTTTGTGAACCGATACCGGTTTCAAGATATATACACGAAGAAGATCCCACAGGATCGATAGGATTTGAGATCACTCAAGGTTGGAAAAAATATAGACGAATTTTACCGAATCAACTTGTAGCGCGTATGATCGTAGAAAGCGGAGGAGAAGTAAACACAAACGAACTTAAAAACTTAATCAAAGAAACTTTACTAACTAAAAAAGGAAACTATCTCATTCAGGATTCAAATGAAATCTTAAAACGAGGACTTAAAATATTAAAGCAGAAAAAGATAATATCTTTAGAGAATGAAAACGTAAAAATATCGGACAAAGATTTAATTCAGTACTATGCGAATATGTGTTCGGACGAATCCTCTTACTCATAA
- a CDS encoding LIC13411 family adhesin, translated as MTLLNSTKKYNGFLFFFLILNYFLISFTNCATYFQNRKNDLKDVFTIGVETPGYGAGVRIGPLAAGFVFQGGESAPGKRDLGKGYGLRGGYFGSYRSQQLIFGILGGDTFFPLEVETQTSETEPPETISSETTEELKNLEDSKTPGDQVPEFLNERYNIKSQKLRYLSFYNIPVAERRRKKKEEFYKRFIEKQNLDKNDPAVQNALQNFNKRKDGYPKSFLYQIEVYLGVYAGLRIGFNPMELLDFLIGFTGLDLLEDDVAN; from the coding sequence GTGACTTTATTGAATTCCACAAAAAAATATAACGGATTTTTGTTTTTTTTCTTAATCTTAAATTACTTTCTGATCAGTTTTACCAATTGTGCCACGTATTTTCAAAATAGAAAAAACGATTTGAAAGACGTATTTACTATAGGAGTGGAAACTCCCGGTTATGGAGCGGGAGTTAGAATTGGTCCTCTCGCTGCGGGTTTTGTTTTTCAAGGTGGAGAATCTGCTCCTGGCAAAAGAGATTTAGGAAAAGGTTATGGACTTCGAGGAGGTTATTTTGGTTCGTATCGATCTCAACAGTTGATCTTTGGAATTTTAGGAGGAGATACTTTTTTTCCTTTAGAAGTGGAGACACAAACTTCTGAAACTGAACCGCCAGAAACAATTTCTTCCGAAACTACGGAAGAATTAAAAAATTTGGAGGACTCTAAAACCCCTGGTGATCAGGTTCCTGAATTTTTAAACGAAAGGTATAATATCAAAAGTCAGAAGTTACGTTATCTTTCTTTTTACAATATTCCAGTTGCGGAAAGAAGAAGAAAAAAGAAGGAAGAATTTTACAAAAGATTTATAGAAAAACAAAATTTAGATAAAAACGATCCCGCCGTACAAAATGCATTACAAAATTTTAATAAAAGAAAAGACGGTTATCCTAAAAGTTTTCTTTATCAAATCGAAGTTTATTTAGGTGTTTATGCGGGACTCAGAATCGGTTTTAATCCTATGGAACTTTTAGATTTTTTAATAGGATTTACTGGATTGGATTTATTAGAAGATGACGTTGCGAATTAA
- a CDS encoding LIC13410 family lipoprotein translates to MLQNPNLEKTMMKNIFSTILILTCILAVFFCSSEEKKQPPRQEYQPNSDIRTFEVGMIKEGDKRIKAEAVLGTPSVELNTQDGAVLEWYLVSTDYQKNSYKTLAERPATITEDTKFIKLTIDKKGVIKKMEYKL, encoded by the coding sequence GTGCTTCAAAATCCAAACTTAGAGAAAACAATGATGAAAAATATTTTTTCAACGATTTTAATTTTAACTTGTATCTTAGCAGTTTTCTTTTGCAGTTCCGAAGAAAAAAAACAACCTCCTAGACAGGAATATCAACCCAATTCAGACATCAGAACTTTTGAAGTAGGAATGATTAAAGAAGGAGATAAACGAATCAAAGCGGAAGCGGTTTTGGGAACACCTTCGGTAGAACTCAACACACAAGATGGAGCGGTTTTAGAATGGTATTTAGTTTCCACCGATTATCAAAAAAATTCTTACAAAACGTTAGCCGAAAGACCAGCAACCATCACCGAAGACACTAAGTTCATTAAACTGACGATCGATAAAAAAGGCGTGATTAAAAAAATGGAATATAAACTCTAA
- a CDS encoding NAD-dependent epimerase/dehydratase family protein, which produces MNEKMNFKKTILVTGGSGSLGLVLVPELLKSYRVICIGRKLSSFPNTIRFHSNFIFYEVDLEDDSDFSIREKPEFIIHLAGKVSGQASTLEEYKKGNELSTRKILQFASKNRTTKILFSSSSSVYGFLDRPVTETSALNGNTFYAISKIECESLVKKSKNPFVILRIASVYGPTNRSFINKLLKLFQYGILLYSGNPNFKKSVVYSLDVVDSILVILKKWNLVSGKIFNIAYPIPLSCEDIEILFSKLIPSKFFLRLKLKGITLFLLNILNILLSKLTKKKINLEYIQESSIIDSNRIQKELGFRFKTDFEKGIRSVLN; this is translated from the coding sequence ATGAACGAGAAAATGAATTTTAAAAAAACAATTTTGGTGACCGGTGGTAGTGGTTCCTTGGGTTTGGTGCTCGTTCCTGAATTACTTAAAAGTTATAGAGTGATTTGTATCGGAAGAAAACTTTCTTCTTTTCCAAATACGATTCGGTTTCATTCTAATTTTATTTTTTACGAAGTGGATCTTGAGGACGATTCTGATTTTTCGATCCGAGAAAAACCGGAATTTATCATTCATCTTGCGGGAAAGGTGAGCGGCCAGGCTTCCACCTTGGAAGAATATAAAAAAGGAAACGAACTTTCAACCCGAAAGATACTTCAATTTGCTTCTAAAAATCGTACGACTAAAATTTTGTTTTCTAGCTCTTCTTCGGTTTATGGTTTTTTGGATCGACCCGTTACCGAAACTTCTGCGTTAAACGGAAATACTTTTTATGCGATTTCAAAAATAGAATGTGAATCTCTTGTGAAGAAGTCTAAAAATCCTTTTGTAATTTTAAGAATCGCTTCGGTTTACGGTCCTACTAATAGAAGTTTTATAAATAAACTTCTAAAATTGTTTCAATACGGAATCTTGCTTTATTCCGGAAATCCTAATTTTAAAAAATCTGTCGTTTATTCTCTGGATGTTGTGGATTCTATTTTAGTTATATTAAAAAAATGGAATTTAGTTTCTGGAAAAATATTCAACATAGCTTATCCTATACCTTTGAGTTGCGAAGACATAGAAATTCTTTTTTCAAAATTAATTCCGAGCAAGTTCTTTCTTAGGTTGAAGCTGAAGGGCATAACATTATTTTTATTGAATATATTAAACATATTGTTATCTAAATTGACTAAAAAGAAGATCAATTTAGAATACATCCAGGAGTCTTCGATTATAGATTCAAATCGAATTCAGAAAGAACTGGGATTCCGGTTCAAAACGGATTTTGAAAAAGGGATTCGATCCGTTTTGAACTAA